One genomic segment of Siphonobacter curvatus includes these proteins:
- a CDS encoding tail fiber domain-containing protein, translated as MFTNANASMGVQVLPNGNAWQTISDSTRKENFRAAGGASFLKKISQMRLGSWNYKGQDVKQYRHYGPMAQDFYAAFGKDELGTIGEDKSINQADFDGVNLIAIKALIEKVEKLEVAVKDLQQENASLSNQNATLEFQKVR; from the coding sequence TTGTTTACAAATGCCAATGCATCGATGGGCGTACAGGTGCTGCCCAACGGCAATGCTTGGCAAACCATCTCCGATTCGACCCGTAAGGAAAACTTCCGTGCGGCTGGTGGAGCTTCATTCCTTAAGAAAATCAGCCAGATGCGGCTCGGTTCCTGGAACTACAAAGGTCAAGATGTAAAACAGTACCGTCACTACGGTCCTATGGCTCAGGATTTCTACGCGGCTTTTGGTAAAGACGAGTTAGGGACTATCGGAGAAGATAAGTCGATTAATCAAGCGGATTTTGATGGCGTCAACCTAATTGCCATCAAAGCACTCATTGAGAAGGTGGAAAAGCTGGAAGTCGCCGTCAAAGATCTCCAACAAGAGAACGCTTCCTTAAGCAATCAGAACGCTACACTTGAATTCCAAAAAGTACGCTAA
- the rhuM gene encoding RhuM family protein, which translates to MENQIEIYQTSDGNTQIEVKFEQDTVWLTNNQLVEVFDSSKANISEHIRHIFSSGELNEGATVRKFRTVQKEGQRLVERDRVHYNLDVIIAVGYRVNSKQGTKFRQWATQRLKDYLIQGYAINEKRLAQKQQEIQTLKDGIRIISRAIESQSRAEDLNWLGWYAAGLELLDDYDHERLDETGLTKRQAVYPDPEDYYRLIDAMRTEFESAIFGREKDQGFESATRQIAQGFGGEDFYPSIEEKAATLLYLVIKNHAFVDGNKRIAAACFLLFLKTNGIIQNDKGAPLISNEALASLTLFIASSKPEEMDTVKKLVISVLNRNQ; encoded by the coding sequence ATGGAAAACCAAATTGAAATTTATCAAACTAGTGATGGAAACACTCAGATTGAAGTAAAGTTTGAGCAAGACACGGTATGGCTGACCAATAATCAGTTAGTTGAAGTGTTTGATTCCAGTAAGGCTAATATTAGTGAGCACATTCGCCATATCTTTTCATCTGGAGAACTGAACGAGGGAGCAACTGTTCGGAAATTCCGAACAGTTCAAAAAGAGGGACAACGACTGGTTGAACGTGATCGGGTTCATTACAATTTAGATGTCATTATCGCGGTAGGCTATCGGGTTAATTCCAAACAAGGTACAAAATTCCGCCAGTGGGCTACGCAGCGCCTAAAGGATTATCTTATACAGGGATATGCTATCAACGAGAAACGGCTGGCACAAAAGCAGCAGGAAATACAAACCTTAAAAGATGGCATTCGCATTATAAGTCGGGCGATCGAAAGCCAAAGCAGGGCCGAAGACTTAAATTGGCTGGGCTGGTATGCAGCCGGACTGGAATTACTGGATGACTATGATCACGAACGACTGGACGAAACAGGACTTACCAAACGACAGGCGGTGTATCCCGACCCGGAGGATTATTATCGCCTGATTGATGCCATGAGGACTGAGTTTGAATCAGCGATATTTGGTCGGGAAAAAGATCAGGGATTTGAAAGTGCGACGCGACAGATTGCCCAAGGGTTTGGCGGGGAAGATTTTTATCCATCTATTGAAGAAAAAGCTGCCACCTTACTGTATCTGGTCATAAAAAATCATGCATTTGTTGACGGGAACAAGCGAATCGCTGCGGCTTGTTTTCTGCTTTTCCTGAAAACAAATGGGATCATCCAAAATGACAAAGGAGCCCCGCTCATTAGCAATGAAGCCTTAGCTAGCCTCACTTTGTTTATCGCTTCCAGCAAACCGGAGGAAATGGATACCGTAAAAAAGCTGGTCATTAGCGTCCTCAACCGAAACCAGTAG
- a CDS encoding DUF6088 family protein, which produces MRFKKTTPKNLLARGKISRLVIQALKEIGNGKVSQEEEGKIIELLKREDPSNLRHDITLAPEWVRKVMRKAL; this is translated from the coding sequence ATCAGGTTTAAAAAGACAACGCCGAAAAATCTGCTTGCAAGAGGTAAGATAAGCAGGCTGGTGATCCAAGCCTTAAAGGAAATAGGGAATGGCAAAGTAAGCCAGGAGGAAGAAGGGAAGATCATCGAGTTGCTTAAAAGGGAAGACCCTTCCAATTTGAGACATGACATTACCTTAGCTCCCGAATGGGTTCGAAAGGTAATGAGAAAGGCTTTGTAA